The Takifugu flavidus isolate HTHZ2018 chromosome 16, ASM371156v2, whole genome shotgun sequence genome contains the following window.
CGAAGCATTTTGGTATCTAATAATACACCGTCGAGCGTAGCGGGGGCCAGTCTTCAGTCCTGTCTGCTGTGATGGGTTGCGCAATCCGTGCAAGCACCTGCGTCCAAGCCTGTGGTGATAAAAGTGGCCATTGCAGGAAAGGCAGTCTTTGGAAATGTAGATATTTAAAAACCTTTTCCTGTGTTTGACATTTACCTTGGATTAAGGAACAGCATTGTAACACACAGCTGCCAGGGCTgcagcacatgtgtgtgtgtgtgtgtgtgtgtgtgtgtgtgtgtgtgtgtgtgtgtgtgtgtgtgtgtgtgtgtgtggtgtgtgtgtgtgtgtgaccagatGTTGTCCTTTTACCAGAGGGAATAAACTCTGTCACCCACATTGCAGGTGGTGGgaaaaggggggagagaaaggtaCAAGAGAACGAGTGAGAAACCACGAcaaacaggaaccagagacCTTACAACACAATGCTCCCAGAGTTTCCTGCAGGCTCACACAAATAAGGAACAACGCTGTTTAAAGCAGTTTTTCAGCCTCCCGACAATTCCCTGGTCTTAAATACTGGACCTCCCAGCTCACCCTGCACTGTTCCTGGGCCACACAGCCTAAAACCGAAGGAACATTTGTAGATTGCATCTTGATAATTATTGCTATTTTTAAGCACAACCCCCGAGCACTCTGCaacaggtcaggggtcagatgCAAGGAAATTAGAATAGCTGTGTGACGACTGTTTGCGGCCTTCATCATAAGACCTGTCACCTGCGCTCATCCTGTCCTCAAAGCAGAAAACCTTACAGCTGTTCAGCTGTTCCAAGGCTCCTGCTATTTTGGGGATCTTTGGTATTTTGGTGTCTTTTGATGTTGAAGAAACAATAAAGGGTCTGCTGCAGCTTATGAAGAGGTCATTCCATCCTTAAAGAGAAACACATGGCAGAGTCTTTGTCCACAGTGTGCTGAGATGAATGCACTCTCTCGACAGTCATGGTGATTTTCAGCGTGCTGGAGGAACGGCGGGACCTTTCTGAATGAACCGGGTCACCCTGAAAACGACAGGATGAAGCCTGCATGAAGTTTCTGCCATAAACTGCAGCGACGGACGGATGTAGCAATGCCCTCTCAGCTGTGGCCTTTGCCCTTTTAATGTGTGAGAAGAGGGCTCCCTTTAGGTCTGGTTTTAGATTATTATTAATATCTGTGGTTAAAGATAATGAAATGAGATCcctcttaaaaacaaaaacagcgaCTCCGTGTCTCATTGCTCAATCAtttacaggacaagctgtcccagcaaCAGAACATCTTGAAGAACAACAGTTTAAGGAATTCTCAAGGATAATTCTGGAGCAACAGCGCCACATTCAGTCTAATAACGGCATTACACCCACAGTCACCACTAGAGAGGAGAACGatgaaattattatttaaagtgGTTAAATACCTGTAATTTAATAGGATTgtaatgcatttatttaaataaaaacccacAGTGTTGCCGGGTCTCCTCGATGAGTAAATATATCGACATTTCTATGAAATCGTGAAAATatacagtaaatttaaataTACAGTCCTGAATGAGTGGGATGGCAGGACTCGGGGAGCGGCCtgccttccatccctccatctaaaTCTGCATCAAACGGAAGTAGCCGTCGCAGTCTGGGGACAGCTCTTCTCTGATTGGCcgcttttgttcttttaaatcgAGGTGTCTTCTCGCCTTTATTGGCACCACATGGGGTTCCACGGGGGCGGACAGGAGATCTGTTACAGTAAAGCCCCACTCCAGCTTGGGTTTTGCAGCGGCAGAGATAATGGAGGAGTTTCATTAAATGCATAGATGATTAAGATGGCACAGGCCTGTCAGAGACGTGACAAGACTGGCAGACAGAGGGAAGAGCTGAGCTGCATGCTGGTGGGCGATGGAGCCGTGGGGAAGACCAGCATGGTCATCAGCTACATCTTTAATGGCTACAACAGCGACTACAGACAAACGGCTTTTGACGTTTTCACTGGTGAGAGACAAAGTTCCTGTTAAGCTACCGGAGGCTTGACTCAGCAGTGAAGGTTGTTTCTGCTTGACTTCCAGGTTTGGTCCATGTGAATGGAGTTCCCACTCGCATCAAGCTGATAGACTCTGCAGGACAGGTAGGAATTTCACACCACTTCAGGGTTTCCCGCTCCAGACCTTTTCCctctcagttttgtttttgtttggtgtTGCAGGAGGAGTTTGGACATCTTCGTTCTCTGTGTTATGCCCACGTGGACGTCTTCATCCTGTGCTTCAGCCTGGTCAACCCCGTCTCCTTCCAGAACATTGCGTCCAAGTGGATCCTGCAGATCCGAGGCGGGAACCGGACTGCTCCGATCATCCTTGTTGGGACCCAGTCTGACCTTTGCCAAAATGTCGACATTCTGATTCTCCTGGCCCAACGCGGCACCAAACCGGTGACCGAAAGCCAGGCTAGAAGGCTGGCCCGCCGGATCAGAGCCAGTGACTACCTGGAGTGTTCAGCTCTGACGCAGCACAACCTCAAAGACGTGTTCGactctgctgtttctgctgccatcAAGCGCAAAGAGGTTGGGAAAAACTGTAAGAAACTCAGCATGCTAAGGCGGTTGAAAGCTTTCTGGGGGGGTAAATTGCGTTTTCTCTGATGCTGGATCAGTGAGCTGCCTGTTTGGAGAGCATTTATGAAGCACTGAGCACTGTGACCAAAGCAGCAATTTATTCAATCAatttcagtgctgcttttggcaGGGAGTGAGCTTAAAAAaccttccccctctcttctacctcttgtgttattttttcatttttcgttgttttatatgtgtgtatgtcttctgttttattaataaatgtGCCACTGTGTAAAGCCAAAAAACAATCCTGGTGTTCTTTCTATCCCTGTTTTATATTGAATATATtggaaaacaggagggaaacTTAACAGTGTCAGTGGGAAATTGGAGGGAAAACAGTGAGACAAATGGTCACCTACTGTTACTTTGAAGAACTCATTTACAAAACAAAAGCTATTTAAATCCAGCCTCAGCTTTATAAGACAAACTACAAAATTGGTCCAGTGGTTAGCTTAGAATCAATCGCTTACATTAAACTTTATTACAAAATTTGCAAATCGATCAATTGGGGGATGAAAGTAGGTTAAATTAATGTCTGTCCAAAAATGCTATAGACtataaaatacagtatatactggtaTAAGCGAAACCCATCTGATCTATAAGATATActgtttgtttgattgttttaatCTCAACCTTTTCACAAATAGGTTATTACATCTCTTTTCATATGATTCGGGGGTTTGTTTTGGAACTAGCAAAAGTAAATTATTGACTTCAATCTGTCTGCTGGAAATCTAATTTAATCACAAAATGCATCGAAAATCCAAATGTTATTTCCAATCATGATTAGTACATataaaaaaagatgcaaacaccAAATGAAAACAAGTGGGAGCCACTGGGGccgatgtaaaaaaaaatgccgCGAAGGACTACATTTCCCGACATGCATCATCTCCGTTCCCTCCTCTGACCCTGTGACTGAAAATAATCTGATCAGCTGATCCGACCTGGCAACAAAATAACGTCGCTACAGAAATCTGTCAGGGAGGGGGACTGAAGAACAAAACAATGACACTGCTCGGAGGGATTTAAAAAGTGACACTTTAAAAAGACTTTTGTATACTCGGAATATCGCGGATTCCCCTTCGTTTTGACGTAAAAGACATCCGAGCTTTTCGACACCgaatgctgttgttttttttaatgttattttagtGTTGACAGACTGGAAGCTAGCTAGCTGCTCGTGAGGACGGCTGTGTAATATCATTCAAAGACACAGACGTTGCAGCTTTTCTTAATAGGATCTTAGTGAAATTGTGTGTTTTGCACCAAGAAGCCGTAAAGCGTgtattatttcattgtttattCACCGATTTCTTCTTGCCTGCGAGCTACCGAGGGTCACtgagctagctagctagcctgTTGTTAGCGTCAACATTTGCACATTCATCTTTCCAGGGAGTGTTCTTTGTCTCGGCTGGTGAAAGCTAACACATTTTCCTCTCATCATTTCCTTCGCCTACATCAGTTAATTTATACGTGTAGCTGCAGGTTGGTGCTAACTTTGTTCGTGAACAGGATAACTGGTGGTAAAAGGATATCCAGTGTTACTCTGAAAAGACGACTGCTTCGGCTCCGTTGCCTTATTATTAATTGCACTAAACAACCTTATTAAatatcatttacattttttaaaaaccagtgTTGTCCGTTCGTTTCTATTCAGCATTGGTACTATGCACTTGTTTTAGTCGTATTGTGCTCAGTATTCCCtcttgttttactttttttttcatttaactgCTGTCATAATTAACTGGTGCTGTTGTCAAAAAGTGTTACAGTGACACTTGCTCTGTATTTAGGTGTATTTAAGAAACGATGAGTGGGCATGGCTCATGTTCAGAAAAGGGAGTCAACACTAGTCTGATATGTCAAGAGAGTTATGCTTGTGGTGGGTCTGAGGAGGCTGCATTTGAGTGTGATGACTGCAGGAGCTTGCAGTGCATTCGTTGCGAGCTTGAGCTGCACAGTCAAGAGCATCTGAAGAACCACGAGCGGGTCCAGATCGGTCCTGGTCACATCCCTTACTGCGACAACTGCAAAGGAGGAAATAATGGCGAGAATGGCAAACGCCACAGGTCTGTGGTCCGCTGCCAGAACTGCAAGGTTAACTTGTGTCAAGACTGTCAGAAACGCACGCACAGCGGTGGCAATAAGAAGAAACACCAGCTCACATCTTAT
Protein-coding sequences here:
- the LOC130540132 gene encoding rho-related GTP-binding protein RhoV-like, translated to MIKMAQACQRRDKTGRQREELSCMLVGDGAVGKTSMVISYIFNGYNSDYRQTAFDVFTGLVHVNGVPTRIKLIDSAGQEEFGHLRSLCYAHVDVFILCFSLVNPVSFQNIASKWILQIRGGNRTAPIILVGTQSDLCQNVDILILLAQRGTKPVTESQARRLARRIRASDYLECSALTQHNLKDVFDSAVSAAIKRKEVGKNCKKLSMLRRLKAFWGGKLRFL